The window TTTTCAGATTCTTCTTCACTATCAAAATCTAATATCGTATAAATCCTTTCTTTTTCTATTGAATTGAATTCTTTAACTGTTTTTAAGGTTTCTTTACCTCCACCCCTTAAAAATGAGTAGTGAATTCCTTTTTTGAATATTGTCACATCAGGGTTTTCATTTTTTAATTTTTCTTGATATAACTTAAGATAAAAATCATAATGCACAATATCATATGACCCTTCAACTAATATTGTACAATTATTTGCCAATACAGAAGAAGGAAGAGCACCTAATTTTTCTAGTGTTGGAAAATGATTAAAATCAACTTTTTCAACAATGAATTCATTAATTGGACTTTTTTCACTATTAATGGATTTATCAAATGAATAAATAGAGATGTCTCTATTTTCAAATTGCATGTCTAAAAAATGATTAGAGTGTGTTGTAAAGAAAAATTGAAAATTTTCAAAACGTGGGCCTAATAATGTTTCAATTAATGTTCTTTGCAAACTTGGATGAAGACCAATTTCAGGTTCCTCAATAAATACTAACACGTTTGTATTCTGTCTTTTTGATAAATCTAAATATAAAAATAGGGGCAAGGTTATTAAAATGATGGATTGTATTCCATCTCCAAGATTATATATTGGCCTTTCTTTTTCATCCCCTATTTTAATAGTTAAAACATCATCTTTAACTTTTGGAATTAATGCAACTTCTTTTCCATCGAAAAATGTTTTAGATAAATACTTTTCGTATTCGCGAATCATTTCTCTTTGTTCTAAATCGCCTAATAAATAGTTTTTTACAGAGTCATAGAATTGTAAACCTGTGATAATTGAATGCTTTGAATAATATTTACTGTTTTCTATAAGGTCTTTTAGACCCAATACTCTTAATCCACCTTCATCATCTTTTTTCAAAAAATCATTAACATCAATTATTATATTTCGTTCATCCGGAAAATAATCATTTTTTATTCTTTCGGCATATAAATCATTAGTGTGGTCTTCTGATTTGAAGTCTGAAGGAAGTAACGGTATTAATCCCCTCAATGAAGGAATATATATTCTATAAAAATTATATCTAAATAAATTATCATCAATTTCAATTTCATTGAAAAATTTTTTAAAGATTTCATTGCATTCATGTTCATAGCTCATAGGTTGCTTTTTGAAGTCATTATCACTATTACTATAAATTCTTATTAAATCTGGCCAGGGATTTGTTGCTTCTTCAATAAATTCAATGCCATGTAAACTTTTAAGAATGTTTGATTTTGCTCGTCTTTGGTCTTGAGAGTCTAAAAAGCCATTCTTTTTATTAATTGATTTTTTAAACTCTTCAGATTGTTTTAAAAAAGTTTCAAACTGTGGGTCGTTAGGTAAAAATTTTAAAGCATAATCTTTATCCACATAGAATAATGACCTCATAAATCTGCTTTTACCAGTATTGTTTGCACCTACAAAAATGTTAACCCTAGACAAGTTCATTAACCAGTCTTTATTAAGAGAGTTTATAATTGTATAATCATCATTTTCTATTTTTAAATCTTTAATAATGCTCATTTTTATCAACAATTAATTTCTTTTATGTATATTTATTTTTATATTCTTAAATAAAACTTTCATAAATTCAATTAATTTAATCAATTTAAATTTTTTTAATGACTAAAACTTCAAAGTCATATTAAAAAAAGAAAAAGAGTTAACATTAACGTTAACTACTGTATAAATCAGTGAAAATCCATGATGGATCATATGCTATGAGATAACCATCCTCACACCAGATTGACCTTACATTTCCTGAAGTCGTATCTGCTACTGCAGCAGGATCACGGTTAATCCAATTTCCTCCAGTATGCTTTTTATGTTTTAATCTTAATCTGATATGACCGGTTCCTGAAACTCGGCATTTTACATGGACAAACTGCACATCATAACCTAAGCTTTTAGCTATACGATAATAGACCTGTCCCCAGTCCACACAGTTGGAACCTTTACCTGCCTTAGCATCATTGATTGTTTTCTTGTCTGTTTTTTGTGAATCAAAGTATTTCATGTACAATTTTATTTTAGCTATCACTGCTAAAGCCTCATCAATGGTGTTTCCCTTGAAGTTGAATGCCTTGACAAATAGCTTCATTGTGGAATCATTGTAATCTGGCAATGTTGATTTTCTGTATACGATTGCAGGAAGTCTTCCGTTTGCCCTGATGTATGCTTCCACCCTTATGGCCATGTCCACATATTCTGCCTTGTCAATTTGAGTTCCGTCTTTTAGTGTTACATAGTTTGGAAGGAAATCCAAAGATTTATTATCTTTGATTAAATCCATCACATACATTGCAACCAGTTTATTATTACCCAATTTTTTGGCTTTCTTTTCTATATCTGTGCAACTGCCTTTCAATGTTAGTATCTGATAAAAGTCACGTTTTTTGTATTTCTTTTTATTTTGAATCAGCCAGTAACATATGGAGTTCATTGCCTGGCAAAAGCTTGTCCAACTAATATTATCTTTTTTATTATCTTTCATATTATATTATTTATATATTATAGCTATTATATTTAATGCAATACAATCTAAT of the uncultured Methanobrevibacter sp. genome contains:
- a CDS encoding pseudomurein-binding repeat-containing protein; the protein is MKDNKKDNISWTSFCQAMNSICYWLIQNKKKYKKRDFYQILTLKGSCTDIEKKAKKLGNNKLVAMYVMDLIKDNKSLDFLPNYVTLKDGTQIDKAEYVDMAIRVEAYIRANGRLPAIVYRKSTLPDYNDSTMKLFVKAFNFKGNTIDEALAVIAKIKLYMKYFDSQKTDKKTINDAKAGKGSNCVDWGQVYYRIAKSLGYDVQFVHVKCRVSGTGHIRLRLKHKKHTGGNWINRDPAAVADTTSGNVRSIWCEDGYLIAYDPSWIFTDLYSS
- a CDS encoding ATP-dependent endonuclease, whose protein sequence is MSIIKDLKIENDDYTIINSLNKDWLMNLSRVNIFVGANNTGKSRFMRSLFYVDKDYALKFLPNDPQFETFLKQSEEFKKSINKKNGFLDSQDQRRAKSNILKSLHGIEFIEEATNPWPDLIRIYSNSDNDFKKQPMSYEHECNEIFKKFFNEIEIDDNLFRYNFYRIYIPSLRGLIPLLPSDFKSEDHTNDLYAERIKNDYFPDERNIIIDVNDFLKKDDEGGLRVLGLKDLIENSKYYSKHSIITGLQFYDSVKNYLLGDLEQREMIREYEKYLSKTFFDGKEVALIPKVKDDVLTIKIGDEKERPIYNLGDGIQSIILITLPLFLYLDLSKRQNTNVLVFIEEPEIGLHPSLQRTLIETLLGPRFENFQFFFTTHSNHFLDMQFENRDISIYSFDKSINSEKSPINEFIVEKVDFNHFPTLEKLGALPSSVLANNCTILVEGSYDIVHYDFYLKLYQEKLKNENPDVTIFKKGIHYSFLRGGGKETLKTVKEFNSIEKERIYTILDFDSEEESEKNKALFNDMNYTNYKILNVKEVENLISKGVLIKILNSLREIRKLGITEDFDEEEYQKSNFYKFIRERIITGEIPDNFFNEDTLKERFCYREPDFTDSYDDLSDAAKEVIEGIYEFIKNNN